The following coding sequences lie in one Mycobacterium gordonae genomic window:
- the cysD gene encoding sulfate adenylyltransferase subunit CysD: protein MSAVPDTTHVDELRLLEAEAVHIIREVVAELERPVLLFSAGKDSIVLLRLAEKAFRPLALPFPVMHVDTGHNFPEVIEFRDRRVTGQGHRLIVASVQESIDKGRVPDPGPSASRNRAQTRTLLDALEEGGFDAAFGGARRDEERARAKERILSFRDEFGQWDPRAQRPEPWSLYNGRIKKGEQVRVFPLSNWTEIDVWRYIELEDLEIPSIYFAHEREVFERDGILLAVSAYAGPQDGETAAVEWVRYRTVGDLTITGAVRSEATDITRVISEISAATVSERGETRADDRTSAAAMEDRKREGYF from the coding sequence ATGAGTGCAGTGCCCGACACCACGCACGTCGACGAGTTGCGTCTGCTCGAAGCCGAGGCGGTGCACATCATCCGAGAGGTGGTCGCGGAACTGGAGCGGCCGGTGCTGCTGTTCTCCGCCGGCAAGGACTCGATCGTTCTCCTTCGCTTGGCGGAGAAGGCTTTTCGACCGCTGGCACTGCCGTTCCCGGTGATGCACGTCGACACCGGACACAATTTCCCCGAGGTGATCGAGTTCCGCGACCGCCGGGTGACCGGCCAGGGGCATAGGCTGATCGTCGCTTCGGTACAGGAGTCGATCGACAAGGGACGGGTGCCGGATCCGGGTCCCAGCGCGTCGCGCAACCGCGCCCAGACGCGCACATTGCTCGACGCACTCGAAGAGGGCGGCTTCGACGCGGCTTTCGGCGGCGCCCGGCGCGACGAGGAACGCGCCCGCGCCAAGGAACGGATTCTGAGTTTCCGCGACGAGTTCGGCCAGTGGGATCCCCGGGCGCAGCGTCCGGAACCGTGGAGCCTGTACAACGGCCGGATCAAGAAGGGTGAACAAGTCCGGGTATTCCCGCTGAGCAACTGGACCGAGATCGACGTCTGGCGCTACATCGAACTGGAAGACCTGGAGATTCCCTCGATCTACTTCGCCCACGAACGCGAGGTGTTCGAGCGGGACGGCATTTTGCTGGCAGTCTCGGCATATGCCGGCCCGCAGGACGGCGAAACCGCCGCGGTGGAGTGGGTGCGCTACCGGACCGTCGGCGACCTCACCATCACCGGGGCGGTGCGGTCGGAGGCCACCGACATCACCCGGGTCATCAGCGAAATCTCGGCGGCGACGGTGTCCGAGCGCGGCGAGACCCGCGCCGACGACCGCACGTCGGCGGCTGCGATGGAAGACCGCAAGCGAGAGGGGTACTTCTGA
- a CDS encoding PucR family transcriptional regulator: MAGVGLGQLLLALDATMVALVQAPRGLDLPVGSAALIDPDDVRLGLARAAGSADVFFFVGVGDDDAARWIGKQVNHPVAVFVKEPSDALVSKAVRAGAAVVAVEPQARWERVYQLVNHVLEHHGDRADPLEDSGTDLFGLAQSLADRIHGMVSIEDAQSHVLAYSASSDDADELRRLSILGRAGPPEHLQWIGQWGIFDALRAGGDVVRVDERPELGLRPRLAVGIHHTRPPTFAGTIWVQQGSQPLADDAEEMLRGAAILAARIMARLAARPSPHVRQVQHLLGLDQGEPGDVAAIAGELGLPVDGTGAVIGWDTIAGTTRPSRLADVVALSASAFRYDAQVASNGSRIYALFPRISKTRSVASWVRGTIGALRTELNVELRAAIAAPVNGLAAVAAARIEVDRVLDSAERHPVSFGRVTSLAEARTAVLLDEIVTLVGADERLIDPRLRELHARDPLLTETLRAYLDCFGDVAAAAGWLQVHPNTIRYRVRRIEKLLTTSLTDPDVRLLFSLGLRATERPA; the protein is encoded by the coding sequence ATGGCGGGCGTCGGTCTGGGGCAGTTGCTGCTCGCACTGGACGCGACCATGGTCGCCCTGGTTCAGGCTCCCCGCGGTCTGGATCTGCCCGTGGGCTCGGCAGCCTTGATCGACCCCGACGATGTGCGCCTGGGTCTGGCACGTGCTGCCGGCTCGGCCGACGTGTTCTTCTTCGTCGGGGTCGGCGACGACGACGCGGCGCGCTGGATCGGTAAGCAGGTCAACCACCCGGTGGCGGTGTTCGTCAAGGAGCCGTCGGATGCGCTCGTCAGCAAGGCGGTGCGAGCCGGTGCCGCGGTGGTTGCCGTCGAGCCACAGGCACGCTGGGAACGGGTCTATCAACTGGTCAACCACGTCCTGGAGCACCACGGGGACCGCGCCGATCCACTGGAAGACTCGGGCACCGACCTGTTCGGCCTGGCCCAGTCCCTGGCCGACCGCATCCACGGCATGGTCAGCATCGAAGACGCCCAGTCACACGTGCTGGCCTACTCGGCCTCCAGCGACGACGCCGACGAGTTGCGGCGCCTGTCCATCCTGGGTCGTGCCGGTCCGCCCGAGCACCTGCAGTGGATCGGCCAGTGGGGCATCTTCGACGCGCTCCGGGCGGGCGGTGACGTGGTGCGGGTCGACGAGCGACCCGAGTTGGGGCTTCGCCCGCGGCTGGCGGTCGGCATCCATCACACTCGGCCGCCGACGTTCGCCGGCACCATCTGGGTGCAACAGGGTTCGCAACCCCTGGCCGACGACGCCGAGGAGATGCTGCGGGGAGCCGCGATATTGGCCGCCAGGATCATGGCCCGGCTGGCGGCGCGGCCATCGCCGCATGTCCGACAGGTCCAGCACCTTCTCGGACTGGACCAGGGCGAGCCTGGCGACGTCGCAGCCATCGCGGGTGAGCTCGGGCTGCCGGTCGACGGGACCGGCGCGGTGATCGGTTGGGACACCATCGCCGGAACAACACGCCCGAGCCGTCTTGCCGATGTTGTGGCATTGAGCGCCAGCGCTTTTCGATATGACGCGCAGGTGGCGTCGAACGGTTCACGTATCTACGCGTTGTTTCCGCGGATCTCGAAGACCCGGTCGGTCGCCTCCTGGGTGCGCGGCACGATCGGCGCGCTACGGACGGAGTTGAACGTCGAGTTGCGGGCTGCCATCGCCGCGCCGGTCAACGGTCTGGCCGCCGTGGCGGCGGCTCGCATCGAGGTGGACCGGGTGCTGGACAGCGCCGAACGCCATCCGGTCTCGTTCGGCCGGGTGACGTCACTCGCCGAAGCGCGCACCGCGGTGCTGCTCGACGAGATCGTCACCCTCGTCGGGGCCGACGAGCGGTTGATCGATCCACGGTTACGCGAGCTGCACGCACGGGATCCGCTGTTGACCGAGACGCTCCGGGCCTATCTGGACTGCTTCGGCGACGTGGCCGCCGCAGCGGGCTGGCTGCAGGTGCACCCCAACACCATCCGCTACCGGGTGCGCCGCATCGAGAAGCTGTTGACCACTTCGTTGACGGATCCCGATGTGCGACTTCTCTTTTCGCTTGGGCTGCGAGCCACCGAGCGGCCGGCTTAG
- a CDS encoding DUF4190 domain-containing protein, producing the protein MTEQPPNFPPPNYPPPSPGGYGYPPPNHPASPGGYGYPPMYSTPRTNALAIASLVAAIAGIFTCGIGNILGLIFGVVGLGQIKRTGEGGRGLAIAGIVISGLTFAFLLAAIIFGSIHRHDHEEDNYSSQGTSISAQA; encoded by the coding sequence GTGACGGAACAACCGCCCAATTTTCCGCCACCGAACTATCCACCACCGTCCCCCGGCGGGTACGGCTATCCGCCCCCGAACCACCCGGCGTCCCCCGGCGGGTACGGCTATCCGCCGATGTATTCGACACCCAGGACGAATGCACTGGCCATCGCATCGCTCGTCGCCGCGATAGCAGGGATCTTCACGTGCGGAATCGGGAACATTCTCGGGCTGATCTTCGGTGTGGTCGGGCTGGGTCAGATCAAACGCACCGGCGAAGGCGGCCGCGGTCTGGCGATAGCGGGAATCGTGATCAGTGGCCTCACATTCGCATTCCTGTTGGCCGCCATCATCTTTGGGTCGATCCACCGGCACGACCACGAAGAAGACAACTACAGTTCTCAGGGCACCTCGATCAGCGCGCAGGCTTGA
- the stf0 gene encoding trehalose 2-sulfotransferase, giving the protein MADHPSSYLVLASQRSGSTLLVESLRATGVAGEPQEFFQYLPTTSQSPQPREWFAGVEDESILNLLDPLDEGKPDLAPAEIWRDYIRTVGRTPNGVWGGKLMWNQTPLLLDRVAGLQERSGEGLSAAIRDVVGEDPLLIHIHRPDVISQAVSFWRAVQTRVWRGRPDPVRDARATYHAGAIAYVVRMLQEQEAGWQAWFAEENVKPIEISYPVLWRNLTEVVGDILERLGLDRRLAPEPVLQRQADQRSDEWVDRYREDAEREGLPT; this is encoded by the coding sequence GTGGCCGATCATCCGTCGTCGTATCTGGTGCTGGCATCCCAGCGCAGCGGCAGCACGCTCCTGGTGGAATCGCTGCGCGCGACCGGTGTGGCCGGCGAGCCTCAGGAGTTCTTTCAGTACCTGCCTACCACCAGTCAGTCCCCGCAGCCCCGCGAGTGGTTCGCCGGGGTCGAGGATGAATCGATCCTGAATCTGCTGGACCCGTTGGACGAAGGCAAGCCCGACCTGGCACCGGCCGAGATCTGGCGTGACTACATCCGTACCGTCGGTCGCACCCCCAACGGCGTGTGGGGCGGAAAGCTGATGTGGAATCAAACGCCGCTGCTGTTGGACCGGGTGGCGGGCCTGCAGGAGCGATCCGGCGAGGGACTGTCGGCCGCGATCCGAGACGTGGTCGGCGAAGATCCGTTACTCATTCACATCCACCGGCCCGATGTCATCTCGCAGGCCGTGTCGTTCTGGCGAGCGGTGCAGACCCGGGTATGGCGGGGCAGGCCGGACCCGGTGCGCGACGCCAGGGCCACCTATCACGCCGGCGCGATCGCGTACGTGGTCAGGATGCTGCAGGAGCAGGAGGCTGGCTGGCAGGCCTGGTTCGCCGAAGAGAACGTGAAGCCCATCGAGATCTCCTATCCCGTGTTGTGGCGCAATCTGACCGAAGTGGTCGGTGACATCCTCGAGCGGCTCGGCCTGGACCGGCGCCTGGCCCCTGAGCCGGTGCTGCAACGTCAGGCCGACCAGCGCTCCGACGAGTGGGTGGACCGCTACCGGGAGGATGCCGAAAGAGAGGGGCTGCCAACATGA
- the pruA gene encoding L-glutamate gamma-semialdehyde dehydrogenase: MDAITQVPMPANEPVHDYAPQSPERTRLRAALTALADRPVDLPHVIAGKHRMGDGEHIDVVAPHRHAARLGTLTNATHRDASAAVEAATAAKASWATTPFDERAAVFLRAADLLAGPWREKIAAATMLGQSKSAYQAEIDAPCEQIDFWRFNVAFARQILAQQPISGPGEWNRSDYRPLDGFVYAITPFNFTSIAANLPTAPALMGNTVVWKPSITQTLSAYLTMQLLEAAGLPPGVVNLVTGDGLAVSDVALRDPRLAGIHFTGSTATFQHLWQQVGANIAGYQSYPRLVGETGGKDFVLAHASARPDVLSTALIRGAFDYQGQKCSAASRAFIAHSVWQRMGDDFLDTVGTLRYGDITDLSNFGGAVIDRRAFTKNVDAIERAKGADGVTIAVGGEYDDSEGYFVRPTVLLSDDPTDEAFATEYFGPLLSVHVYPDDQYDRILDVIDTGSRYALTGAVIADERQAVLTAQERLRFAAGNFYVNDKPTGAVVGRQPFGGSRGSGTNDKAGSPLNLLRWTSARTLKETFVPATDHTYPHMAVH; the protein is encoded by the coding sequence ATGGACGCGATCACCCAGGTGCCGATGCCGGCAAATGAGCCGGTGCACGACTACGCTCCGCAGTCACCCGAACGCACGCGGCTGCGTGCGGCACTGACAGCCCTGGCCGACCGCCCGGTCGACCTACCGCACGTGATCGCCGGCAAACACCGCATGGGCGATGGTGAGCACATCGACGTGGTTGCGCCGCATCGGCATGCCGCGAGGTTGGGCACGCTGACCAACGCCACGCATCGGGACGCATCAGCCGCGGTCGAGGCGGCCACTGCCGCCAAGGCTTCGTGGGCCACCACACCGTTCGACGAGCGCGCCGCGGTCTTCCTGCGGGCGGCCGACCTGCTGGCCGGGCCCTGGCGGGAAAAGATTGCGGCCGCCACCATGTTGGGCCAGTCCAAGTCGGCGTATCAAGCAGAAATCGACGCGCCGTGCGAGCAGATCGACTTCTGGCGGTTCAATGTCGCGTTTGCCCGCCAGATCCTGGCGCAGCAGCCGATCAGCGGTCCGGGGGAGTGGAACCGCAGTGACTACCGCCCGTTGGACGGCTTCGTCTACGCGATCACCCCGTTCAACTTCACGTCCATCGCGGCCAATCTGCCGACGGCGCCGGCCCTGATGGGCAACACCGTGGTGTGGAAGCCGTCGATCACGCAGACGCTGTCGGCCTACCTCACCATGCAGCTGCTCGAGGCGGCCGGCCTGCCGCCCGGTGTGGTCAACCTGGTGACCGGGGACGGTCTGGCGGTATCGGATGTGGCGCTGCGTGATCCGCGGTTGGCCGGCATTCACTTCACCGGATCGACGGCGACATTCCAGCACTTGTGGCAGCAAGTGGGCGCCAATATCGCCGGCTATCAGAGTTATCCGCGGCTGGTGGGGGAGACGGGCGGCAAGGACTTTGTGCTCGCGCACGCGTCGGCGCGCCCGGATGTGTTGAGCACCGCGCTGATTCGGGGTGCCTTCGATTACCAGGGCCAGAAGTGTTCTGCGGCGTCGCGGGCGTTCATCGCCCATTCGGTGTGGCAGCGGATGGGCGACGACTTTCTGGACACCGTAGGCACGTTGCGCTACGGAGACATCACCGATCTTTCCAACTTCGGTGGCGCCGTGATCGACCGGCGCGCCTTCACCAAGAACGTCGACGCCATCGAGAGGGCCAAGGGCGCGGACGGCGTCACCATCGCCGTCGGCGGCGAATACGACGACAGCGAAGGCTATTTCGTGCGCCCCACCGTGCTGCTGTCCGACGACCCGACCGACGAGGCGTTTGCCACCGAATACTTCGGGCCGCTGCTGTCGGTGCACGTCTATCCCGATGACCAGTACGACCGGATCCTCGACGTGATCGACACGGGCTCGCGATATGCGTTGACCGGAGCGGTGATAGCCGACGAACGCCAGGCCGTGCTGACCGCACAGGAACGGTTACGCTTCGCCGCCGGCAACTTCTACGTCAACGACAAGCCGACCGGAGCCGTCGTGGGACGCCAGCCGTTCGGCGGATCGCGCGGATCCGGCACCAATGACAAGGCCGGCTCACCGCTGAACCTGCTGCGCTGGACGTCGGCGCGAACCCTCAAGGAGACGTTCGTCCCGGCCACCGACCACACCTACCCGCACATGGCGGTGCACTGA
- a CDS encoding lipid-transfer protein, translating to MSSTLPGAAAIVGIGQTEFSKESGRSELQLACEAVSAALDDAGLAPGDVDGMVTFTMDSSDEIEIARNVGIGDLSFFSRVHHGGGAAAGTVVHAAMAVATGVADVVVCWRAFNERSGFRFGGSGRTDLGMPLFMAHYAPFGLLTPAAWVAMHAQRYMSTYGVTNEDFGRIAVVDRAHAARNPDAWFYERPIALEDHQNSRWIIEPVLRLLDCCQESDGGVALVITSAERARDLRQPPAIITAAAQGAAANGEMMTSYYRDDITGLPEMGVVADRLWRDSGLKPADIQTAFIYDHFTPFVFTQLEELGFCGRGEAKDFATIERLSLGGDFPINTNGGLLGEAYIHGMNGITEGVRQIRGTSYNQVQHVEHVLVTSGTGVPTSGLILAGAG from the coding sequence ATGAGCAGCACCCTGCCAGGTGCTGCGGCCATCGTGGGAATCGGCCAAACCGAGTTCTCCAAGGAATCCGGGCGCAGCGAACTGCAATTGGCGTGTGAGGCGGTCAGCGCCGCGCTTGACGACGCCGGGTTGGCGCCCGGCGATGTCGACGGCATGGTCACGTTCACGATGGATTCCAGCGACGAGATCGAGATCGCCCGCAACGTGGGCATCGGTGACCTGAGCTTTTTCAGCCGGGTTCACCACGGCGGTGGTGCGGCGGCGGGCACCGTCGTGCATGCCGCGATGGCCGTCGCCACCGGAGTGGCCGACGTGGTGGTGTGCTGGCGTGCCTTCAACGAGCGCTCTGGGTTCCGCTTCGGCGGCAGCGGACGCACCGACCTGGGGATGCCGCTGTTCATGGCGCACTATGCGCCGTTCGGCTTGCTCACCCCCGCGGCGTGGGTGGCCATGCACGCGCAGCGGTACATGTCGACCTACGGGGTCACCAACGAAGACTTCGGCCGTATCGCCGTCGTCGACCGCGCCCACGCGGCCCGCAATCCCGACGCCTGGTTCTACGAGCGTCCGATCGCGCTGGAGGACCACCAGAATTCGCGGTGGATCATCGAACCGGTGCTGCGACTGCTGGATTGCTGCCAGGAGAGCGACGGCGGTGTCGCGCTGGTGATCACCAGCGCCGAACGCGCGCGCGACCTGCGTCAGCCGCCGGCCATTATCACCGCGGCGGCCCAAGGCGCGGCCGCCAACGGCGAGATGATGACGAGTTACTACCGCGACGACATCACCGGGTTACCCGAGATGGGTGTCGTCGCCGACCGGCTGTGGCGGGATTCCGGCCTCAAGCCCGCCGACATCCAAACCGCGTTCATCTACGACCATTTCACCCCGTTCGTATTCACCCAGCTGGAAGAGCTGGGCTTCTGCGGCCGGGGCGAGGCGAAGGATTTCGCCACCATCGAACGGCTCTCGCTGGGCGGCGACTTCCCGATCAACACCAACGGCGGGCTGCTCGGCGAGGCGTACATCCACGGCATGAACGGCATCACCGAGGGCGTCCGTCAGATCCGGGGAACCTCCTACAACCAGGTGCAGCACGTCGAGCACGTTCTGGTCACCTCGGGTACCGGGGTGCCCACCAGCGGCCTGATTCTCGCCGGCGCCGGCTAG
- a CDS encoding PPE family protein, with translation MANFAVLPPEINSLLMFSGAGPAPMLEAAAAWDGLSRELSAAGSSFMSTTSALTSQAWQGSASAAMAAAAAPYAGFLDAAATEAATAAANAGTVASVFEAAKASMVDPLAVEANRQAFVQLVRTNWLGLNAPAIMAAESGYEQMWAVDVAAMSGYHAGVSAAAAELGSLPENLRQFLQALPDLGIGNKGNGNLGNGNTGNDNFGSGNRGSSNIGLGNDGDSNVGSGNFGSNNIGSGNRESGNIGWGNRGSTFGGPNSGYNVGMGNFGDRNFGFGNRGNANTGGGNFGNSNIGAGNTGSNNFGFGNTGNNNIGIGLTGDNQMGINLAGLLNSGTGNIGIGNSGANNIGFFNSGDGNVGVFNTGSNALQPGHLNSIGIGNAGTRSFGVGNAGGSTGFGNGGSGNTGFGNGGLYNTGFGNAGSVNTGLWNAGGYNTGNANSGDANTGFWNSGNVNTGFGETTDTGLLISGFNNSASGGTSSTSNGYISGFNNTASGSYYNNGRMSGFNNSATGGLNSSGLISGFGNTGVPSSIRPLFSGVTSGFFNTGSDLTGFFNLRALLS, from the coding sequence ATGGCGAACTTTGCGGTGTTGCCGCCGGAAATCAACTCGTTACTGATGTTCAGTGGTGCCGGTCCGGCCCCCATGCTCGAGGCGGCGGCGGCATGGGACGGTCTGTCTCGCGAGCTGTCGGCGGCCGGATCGTCTTTTATGTCTACTACTTCAGCCCTGACCAGCCAGGCCTGGCAGGGCTCGGCATCGGCGGCGATGGCAGCGGCGGCGGCCCCCTACGCGGGATTCCTGGACGCCGCCGCCACGGAGGCCGCGACTGCGGCTGCTAACGCCGGGACAGTGGCAAGTGTGTTCGAGGCTGCAAAGGCGTCCATGGTGGATCCATTGGCTGTCGAAGCCAACCGCCAGGCGTTCGTGCAGCTGGTGCGAACCAACTGGTTGGGGCTCAACGCGCCGGCGATCATGGCCGCCGAGAGTGGATATGAGCAGATGTGGGCCGTCGACGTGGCGGCCATGAGTGGCTATCACGCCGGAGTCTCGGCGGCTGCTGCAGAACTGGGTTCCCTGCCGGAAAATCTGCGGCAGTTCTTGCAAGCCTTGCCCGACTTGGGTATTGGCAATAAAGGCAACGGCAACCTGGGCAACGGCAACACCGGCAACGACAACTTCGGCAGCGGGAATCGCGGCAGCTCCAACATCGGTCTTGGGAACGACGGCGACAGCAACGTCGGCAGCGGAAACTTCGGCTCCAACAATATCGGCAGCGGAAACCGGGAGAGCGGGAATATTGGCTGGGGAAATAGGGGGAGTACGTTTGGTGGCCCTAACTCAGGCTACAACGTTGGTATGGGGAACTTCGGCGATCGCAACTTCGGCTTCGGAAATCGCGGTAACGCAAATACGGGCGGCGGTAATTTCGGCAACTCCAACATCGGTGCGGGCAACACGGGCAGCAACAACTTTGGCTTCGGAAACACCGGGAACAACAATATCGGGATTGGCCTTACCGGAGACAATCAGATGGGTATCAACCTCGCCGGATTGTTGAACTCCGGTACTGGCAACATTGGCATAGGAAATTCCGGTGCCAACAACATTGGATTTTTCAACTCCGGCGACGGCAATGTGGGCGTCTTCAACACCGGCAGCAACGCGTTGCAGCCGGGCCACCTTAACAGCATTGGCATCGGTAACGCGGGCACTCGAAGCTTTGGCGTTGGCAATGCAGGCGGCAGTACGGGCTTCGGTAACGGCGGTTCGGGCAACACCGGTTTCGGCAATGGTGGTCTCTACAACACCGGCTTTGGGAACGCGGGCTCGGTGAACACTGGTCTGTGGAATGCGGGTGGCTACAACACTGGCAACGCGAATTCGGGCGACGCGAACACTGGGTTTTGGAATTCGGGAAATGTGAACACAGGGTTCGGTGAAACGACGGATACCGGCTTGTTGATTTCCGGTTTCAACAATTCCGCTTCAGGCGGCACGAGCAGCACTAGCAACGGGTACATCTCTGGCTTCAATAATACGGCGTCGGGAAGTTATTACAACAACGGGCGGATGTCGGGCTTCAACAATTCGGCGACCGGCGGCTTGAATAGTTCCGGCTTGATCTCCGGATTCGGTAATACGGGAGTCCCGAGCTCCATTCGACCCCTCTTCAGCGGGGTGACTTCGGGCTTCTTCAATACCGGCTCCGATCTGACGGGGTTCTTCAATCTTAGGGCGCTGTTGTCATAG
- a CDS encoding proline dehydrogenase family protein — MAGLFAHTLRPALLAASRVERLRRAADRSALTRRVVRRFVPGDSLDEVVEVVVALRDSGRYISSDYLGENVTDADDAADTVRAYLGLLDALGRRDDCAFDGVRPLEVSVKLSALGQALDRDGQKVALENARTICERAQAIGAWVTVDAEDHTTTDSTLSISGDLRVDFPWLGTVLQAYLRRTHGDCAELASQGARVRLCKGAYDEPASVAYRDTADVTDSYLRCLRVLFAGGGYPMVASHDPAIIAAVPALASEFGCDAYEYQMLYGIRDAEQRRLAATGNAVRVYVPFGTQWYGYFMRRLAERPANLAFFVRALSART, encoded by the coding sequence ATGGCCGGGTTGTTCGCGCACACCCTGCGTCCGGCACTGCTGGCGGCCAGTCGGGTCGAGCGATTGCGCCGCGCCGCGGATCGCTCGGCGCTGACCCGCCGGGTGGTGCGCAGGTTCGTACCAGGGGACAGCCTCGATGAAGTTGTGGAAGTCGTTGTGGCGCTGCGTGATTCCGGGCGCTATATTAGCAGCGACTACCTGGGCGAGAATGTCACCGACGCAGACGACGCGGCGGATACGGTGCGGGCCTACCTCGGTCTGCTCGATGCGCTGGGACGCCGCGACGACTGCGCCTTCGACGGGGTTCGGCCGCTGGAGGTGTCGGTCAAACTGTCGGCGCTGGGTCAGGCGCTGGATCGCGACGGTCAGAAGGTCGCGCTGGAGAACGCCCGCACCATCTGCGAGCGGGCGCAGGCGATCGGCGCCTGGGTGACGGTGGACGCCGAGGACCACACCACCACCGATTCGACGTTGTCGATATCCGGGGACCTGCGGGTCGATTTCCCCTGGCTCGGAACGGTTCTGCAGGCCTACCTACGCCGTACGCACGGTGACTGCGCCGAGCTGGCGTCTCAGGGAGCACGGGTCCGACTGTGCAAGGGCGCCTACGACGAGCCCGCTTCCGTGGCTTACCGGGACACCGCCGACGTTACCGACTCGTATCTGCGCTGCCTGCGGGTGCTCTTCGCCGGCGGTGGATACCCGATGGTGGCCTCACACGACCCGGCGATCATCGCAGCGGTACCTGCCCTGGCGAGCGAATTCGGCTGCGATGCTTACGAATACCAGATGCTCTACGGGATCCGCGACGCCGAACAGCGGCGGCTGGCGGCGACGGGCAACGCGGTTCGGGTCTACGTGCCGTTCGGCACCCAGTGGTACGGCTATTTCATGCGCCGACTGGCCGAGCGGCCGGCGAATCTCGCGTTCTTCGTGCGGGCGCTGTCAGCGCGTACGTGA
- a CDS encoding TetR/AcrR family transcriptional regulator has protein sequence MTQASASTDTRELILDSAYACFRKHGLLKTTIVDIARAANVSRSTIYEYFRDKGAILEACAEHASEQFYREMSRAMDRGGSLEEKLSNAAVFVTQARRAIASEEYFDQDAISLLLTKDAAVLLRECIDFFAPYLSAAKLTGEVRKDLDVQAAGEWFARILFSLFSTASPIRDMDDPAVVAEFVGAHVVRGFANDSSRPGRGASRTR, from the coding sequence ATGACCCAGGCATCTGCGTCGACCGACACGCGCGAACTCATCCTGGACTCCGCCTATGCGTGTTTTCGCAAACACGGGCTGCTGAAGACGACGATCGTGGACATCGCGCGGGCGGCCAACGTCTCCCGCAGCACGATCTACGAGTACTTCCGCGACAAGGGCGCCATCCTTGAAGCCTGTGCCGAGCACGCCTCCGAGCAGTTCTACCGCGAGATGTCACGCGCCATGGACCGCGGCGGCTCACTGGAGGAAAAGCTCTCCAACGCAGCGGTTTTCGTCACGCAGGCGCGGCGCGCCATCGCCTCCGAGGAGTACTTCGACCAAGACGCGATCAGTCTGCTGCTCACCAAGGACGCCGCGGTGCTGCTGCGCGAATGCATCGACTTCTTCGCGCCCTACCTCTCGGCTGCCAAGCTCACCGGCGAGGTCCGCAAAGACCTCGATGTGCAGGCGGCCGGCGAGTGGTTCGCACGCATTCTGTTCTCGCTATTCAGCACGGCGTCGCCGATTCGGGACATGGACGACCCTGCCGTCGTCGCTGAGTTCGTCGGCGCGCATGTGGTGCGCGGCTTCGCCAACGACTCCTCGCGACCGGGCCGCGGCGCCTCACGTACGCGCTGA